From Anaerococcus urinomassiliensis:
AAAATAATTATTCATATTAATATCTCATAAACTTTCTTTGGCGGTATGGGTGGTCGTTTAAGTATTTGAATAGATGTCCCCTAACCAGATAAAATAATAGTTCAAAAACTGCATATATAAAAATATAGCCAGCCTTTGTAAGTCCTAAGCTTAGTCCGTAGGTGAAGTTATAAGTGAAATAAACTCCAATTATTATAAATATTAATGACAATAAACCATAGGTTATTACATTGTCACAAACAAATTTTGCTGATGATTTTATTGCATCAAATCCTGACTTGCCATTTATATATACTTCTTCTACCATTGCCGACATAAAAAATTCAAATGCTACCATTGTTATCAAATAGCCTGCAAAGTTCATGCCTCTTTGGACGATTGATAATACCATACTTATAAGATAATAGTAAAAGACTGTACTTAATATTGGCTGGAAAAAATTACCTAGGGAGTTTCCTATAGATTTTTTGCCAGGGTTGCCATAAACAACAAGGCTTCTTAAGGCTTGGGCTACAAAGCAAAGAAGGGCTGCATCAATAAAGTAGTTGATTAGCCCGGCTGCCATAGTCCTTGAAAACATCCCATTCATTCTATAATTTTGATAAAAGGCTCTAACTAATATAACTATAAATGCTATATATACTTTGTCTAACTTGGCAAAGCTTTCTTTAAAAGCCTTGCCAGTTACTTCAATAAAGTCCTTTAGCCTATCGTTCATTACATCTTCTCAACAGTTTTGATTCCAAGTAATGCTAGTCCTTCTTTGATAACAATAGAAGCAGCATATGTTAGAGCAAGTCTTTCATTTTTAACACCTTCATCTTCTGCCATGATTTGGTGAGCATTGTAGAATTTGTTGAAGTTCTTAGCAATTTCCATAATTTGTCTTGATACAATTGATGGTTCATATTTGTCGTGTGCTTTGATAAGTGAATCTTCAAAACCAGCTATTGATTTGATTAAGGCCATTTCTTCTGGAGTGTTTAAGTTCTTGAAATCAAGTTCTGCAAATTCTTCTTTGCCTGCTTTGGCAAGTACAGATTTTGAACGAGCGTATGTGTATTGTACGTATGGACCTGTTTCTCCGTTGAAGTTAAGTAGGTTGTACCAGTTAAATACATAGTCTTTAATTCTGTTGTTGTATAGCTCTTGGAACTTAACAGCACCTATACCTACTATTTGAGCTGTTTCCTCGATGTTTTCTATATCAGCATCACGGTCGTTCATGATTTCTTTTGTCTTTTCAATTGCCTTATTTAGTACGTCTTCTAGGAAGATAACGTGACCACGTCTTGTTGATAATGTCTTATCTTTCATAGATACAAGGCCAAAAGGAATGTGGATACAGTCTTCCCAGAATTCGTGGTCCATCTTCTTTAGAATTTTTCTTAGTTGTTGGAAGTGTAAGTTTTGTTGGCTTGCTACAACGTATAAGTTTTTGTAGAATCCATATTCTATGTCACGGTTTTCTGCTGTAGCTATATCTCTTGTAATATAGGCACTTGAACCATTGGATTTTAAGATGATTGCTGGTGGAAGGTCTTCATCTGTTAGGTCTATGATTTGTGCTCCCTCAGAATCAACCAATAAGTTTTTCTCTTTTAGTTCAGATATTACACGTGGTTCTGAAGCAGCATTGTAGCTTTCACCGTGGTAGTTATCAAATTCGATGTCAAGCATTTTATATACTCTATCAAATTCTTTAAGTGAGAGGTCTTTGAACCATTGCCATAATTCTACAGCTTCTTCTTGGCCTTCTTCAAGATTTCTAAATTCTTGTCTAGCTGCATCCATCATCTTTGGATCATCTTCTGCTTCAGTGTTGTATCTTACATATAGTTTTAATAGTTCATTGATTGGATCAGCATCTATAGCTTTTTTATCTCCCCAAAGTTTATAAGCTGCTATCATTACACCAAATTGTGTACCATAGTCACCTATATAGTTGATACCAATTGTGTTATATCCCAAAGCTTTGTAGATGTTTCTTATAGCATCACCAATTACAGTTGATCTTATGTGACCAATGTGGAATGGTTTTGCAATATTAGGAGCAGAGAAGTCTATGGTTACATTTTTGCCTGTACCAATTTGTTTTTTACCATAGTTTTCTTTTTCTTTTAATACTTCATTTAAAACTTGGTTTTGGATAAATGCTTTGTCTGAATAAAAGTTAATATATGCATTTAGTACTTCAACTTTTTCAAATGTTTCAAGATCGCCGATTTCATCTTTTAGTTCGCTTGCTATTTGTGCTGGGTTTTGTCTTTTAATTTTTGCTAGTGAAAAGCATGGGAATGAATAGTCACCCATATCATCTTGTGGCGGAATTTCGATTAGGTCATAGATTTCGTCATATGATAGTCCAAGGTCTAGTTCTTCTAGTTTTTTAGCAATAATTACTTTTTGATCTTTCATAAATTCTCCTTATATTAACTTAGGCTTACGATGGTTACACCAAAACCACCCTCTTTGTCATTACCCGTTCTAAATGAACCAATCATTCTATTAGATTCAAGATATTCTGTGATGCCCTTCCTCAATGCTCCAGTCCCCATACCGTGAATAATCTTTACTTCATCAAGACCTGTAAGCATTGCATCATCTAGATATTTGTCTACTTTTAAGATGGCCTCGTCTAATCTTTGGCCTCTTAGATCAAGGGTTGGTGAAAAACTCGCTACTTTCTTTGCATTATACACTTTGTTGATATTTTTTCTAGTTTCATCGACACTTGCAATCTTTGTTACATTTTTGATATTTGAATCCATTTTTAGTATACCCATTTGGACTTTGATATCGCCTTTTGAATCTGGAGCGGATATAACTTCGGCTTCTTCTCCCAGACCTGCTATGATTACCTTATCTCCAATTTTTAAATCATCTGGTATATCTTTGGATTTTTTGACTCTTAGGCCGTCTTTTTGTCTATCAATCTTGTTTTTCTTGTATCTATTTCTAATGTTATTTAAGGACCTATCGATGTCACTTGTGTTGGCGTTTTTTGATTTTTTGGCTTCTTTGAGCATTTCTTGAGATTCGCTGTTGGCTTTTTCTAAGATTTTATTGGCCTTATCTTCAGCTTCTCTTATGATTTTTTGACGTTCTTTTTCAACTTCTTTGGATTTAACTTCAAGTTCTCTTTTTATACTTTCTATTTCTTTTTTGTAGCTATCGATCTCAGAGTTTTTATCTTCGAGAACTTTCCTATCTTCTTCGATTTGTTCAAGGATTTTATTTACATTTCTCGTATCTTCCCCTATAAGACTTTGAGCATTGTCCAGTATTGCTTGATCAAGGCCAAGTCTTTTTGAAATTTCGAAAGCATTTGACTTGCCTGGTGTGCCAATCTCTAGTCTATAGGTTGGCGAAAGGGTATTTACATCAAATTCTACCGATGCATTCATAACTCCTTGTGTGTCAACAGCATAGTATTTTAGTTCACTATAGTGGGTTGTGGCAAAGGTCATAACCTTTCTTTTCCTTAAGTTGTCTAATATCGATATGGCTAGAGCTGCGCCTTCTGTAGGGTCAGTACCAGATCCTACCTCATCTAGTAATACCAAGGACTTATCACTGGCCTTAGACAAAATATCCACTACATTAGTAAGAGAAGCAGAGAATGTAGAAAGGCTCATTTCAATAGATTGGGTATCTCCAATATCTACATATATATCATCAAATACATTTACTATAGACCCCTCATCAGCTGGAATATAAAGTCCGCTTTGGGCCATAAGGCTAATCAGTCCAACTGTTTTAAGTGACACTGTCTTACCACCTGTATTGGGTCCTGTGATTATTAATGTCAGATATTCGCCACCTATTGAGACATCAATTGGCACAACCTTTCCCTTTAGTAGTGGATGTCTAGCTTGTTTTAGACTCATTATTTTCTCATCGCTAATCTTTGGCAATGAGTGTTCTTTGTTAATGGCATACTTTGCCTTGGCAGCCAAGAAGTCTATACGACCCATTATTTTTTGATTTTCTAAAATCTCTACGTCAAAGGCTTCTGTAAGTCTTGATAGCCTATCCAAGATCCTTCTGATTTCTTCTTCTTCCTTTAATTCCAAGTCTCTAAATTGGTTGTTAAGTTCAACTATGGCAGCAGGCTCTACAAATATAGTATTGCCACTTGAGGACTTGTCGTGAATGATGCCACCTATAGCTGACTTCTTATTAGTTCTTACCGGGACAACATACCTACCATCTCTTACAGAAACTACCTTGTCTTGAAGGATGTCATCAAATTTGGAATTTGTCACATAAGAATTAAGTTTTGCCTTGATTTCTTGCTCTTTGCGAGCCTTTTGCCTACGTATATTCCTTAGGGCTCCTGATGCATTATCAGCGATTTCATCTTCACTAATTATTGATCTCTCGATTTCTTTTCTTAGGAAATCCTCGGTATTGATCCTATCAAATAAATCTTTGATATAAGGCTCAGATATATTCTTGCCGTATTCTTTGAGGTATTCGCTCGCCCTAAGCAAATCATTGACTTGCAAAAGCTCATAGGCTTCTAGGATTCCCTTTTTCCTCACATAGGAAATCATATCAGTAAAATCATAGAGGCCAAATAAGTCAATATTGCCAAATCTTTTTATGACAGCAAACATTTGTGATGTTTGTTCTAGCTCCTCTTTTATGTCGTCAATATCAGTCATAGGAGTTAAATTTAAAATTTTATTTTTAATAAGCATTGAACGTGCTTCTTTAGATAAAGCTTCTAAAATTTTCCCATATTCTAGGACCTCTAAAGTTTTTTCTTGCATTAAATAACTCCTTTCTCATATCTTTGGGATATCTTTTTCGTATTAATACTTTTTATGTCATCATCTTCCATGACAGAATAAAGTAGTGAAAGCTGATCGCTAAATTTATTTCTATCAGCTAGGATAGCTTCTTGTGGATAAATCTTGGAATATGATCCATATCGTATAACTTTCATCAGATTGCCATCAAAAGACTTCATACTTGCATTGTTAAAGCTACAAGTCCTGCATCCTTCTAAACCACATTTTTTAATTACAGAAAACGGACAATGTCTCATATTCATAAGCTCAATCCTACCATAGGCAAGAGCTTCTACTTGCAAGTTTTGCCTATTGATAGTATCAAAATCACTTTCTACTGATGAAGTGATACTTTCAGCCAAGTCAGCATAAAAATCATAGGCATAGGAATTGAAAACATTGAGATATCTGCCTATCCTAATTCTTATATCATTAGCTTTAAAATCATCTATATAGTATAAATCCCTATAATTATTTATAATAACACCACGAATTTTATTTTCTTTGATATAGCCTATAAGATCCTCAATATCGTATTCATCATGTGAATCTAGGTTAAGGTATAAGTTAAGTCCGGCATATTTTTTATCAAAGGATCTTAGATAAACATTGTCAAAATCATCTAGCAATTCTCTTGATATATGGTTAGTCAAAAGTTCTATATTCTTCTCAGCTTTGATATTTTCTTTTTTCTTATGTTCAGGCAAATCGATTTTGATAGCTTTCCTATGATAATCTTTTAGTATTTCTTGGAAAAGTAAGTTAATAGCCTGCCTACGGCATTGGTTGATGTCTTTTTTCCTAAGAAATATCCCATCTTCAATATCCACTTTAATTAGACTAGGAGTAAAGATTTCATCGTTGAATTTGCCTAGATTTTCTTTAACATCTTCTTCCTTAAGGGAAATCTTGCTAGCTTTTTCGCTTTTTACATTGTGAGTGTAAGTTACTGTGTCCTTGCCATGGACTATTGTAAGCCTTGGGTAATGACCAATTTTTGCATCAAAATATAATTTGACGTCTAGATTTTTATAGCTTCCAAGTCCTTCTTCTAAGTCTTTACTTAAGGAAATGGAATTTAGCATAAGAACATGAGAATCGATTTGGGCATCCTTATATTTATCTAGGAAAATTTTATCTCCAGCGCTGTAGGCTTTGGTTGTAGTAAATGGCAATCTCTTGCCCTTATCAGTTGTTATTTCTAGATTATCTCCAAGTTTTAGATTAGAATTGCTTATAAAGTATTTTTTACCTTTTTCATTTGAAATTTTTCCAACAGATCTATGCTTATTGTCATCTTTCAAAAGAATATAGTCTCTATTTTGGCCAAAGATGAAACCATCAGTGTAGCCTCTATTTGATGAGTCTAACAAATCATTTTTATTGTAATTATTCTCATAAATCTTGGACTTATAGTTAGAAACTGCCGTATATACGTATTCTGCTGTCTTCATACGGCCTTCAATCTTGATACAATCTACTCCGATTTCTAAAAGCTGGTCTATATTGTCTATGGCATTTAGATCTTTCATATTGAGAAAATAATCATCAGCAAGAACCTTCCCATTTGATATGAGCTGGTATTTTTGCCTACATGGTCCAGCACACCTGCCCCTATTTGCAGATCTGCCACCAAAATATGAGCTCATCAAGCATTCGCCAGAATAGGACACACACAAGGACCCGTGGACAAAAACTTCTAGTTCGCAAGGAAGTTTGGCGATTTTTCTAATCTCTTCTATTGGAGTTTCTCTGGCTATGACAATCCTATCAAAACCAAGAGATGCCAAATATTTTGCCCCATAGTATTCCCTAACAGCCATCTGAGTTGATGCATGAAGCTCCATGCCAGGAACCTTATCTTTTATGATAGAAAAAAATCCTATATCTTGGATAATTAGCGCATCAGTTCCATACTCATAAAGTTTTTCTACATAGGAAATAGCCTTTGCCATTTCACTATCTTTTATGAGAGTATTCATAGTAATAAATACCCTCTTGCCAAAGAGATGGACTAAGTCTATCACTTCTTTGATATTGTCAATGGTGAAATTTTCGGCATAGGCTCTTGCACCAAATTCATTAAGGCTTAAATAAAAGCTATCAGCATCTGCAGCAAGACCTGCATAAAGCATGTCGTAGTTGCCAACAGGTGCTAGGATTTCAGTTTTTGTCATTAAAGTTTTTCCTTAAAATTATCATTTTCTGCTTTTAGGCTGATAACTTCTTCTTGGAGTTTTTTTACTTCATTTCTAAGTTTTTCTATAGTTTTTGTAGACTCTTCGTTGTTTTTGACTTTTCTAAATAAATTGGCATTTTCTTCTTCAAGATTTTTGTTTTGCTCAAGTTTTTCATCAAGCTTTGCCCTTAGCTCTTCATTTTCTCCTATAGCTTTTTTATAATCTTCGCTAAGGGTCGGGTAGTTTTCTACTGCCTCTCTTGAATCTTCCTTTAAATTATTGTATTTGTTGCCCACATTAAACAAGTCATTGGCTATGTTTAAACTAGTAAGAACCAACTCTCTGTCAAAGCTTAAACGTTGTGATTTTACTTCATTGATTTTCTTTTCTACGTACTTTGCAATATCTCTGATTTGATCTTCATCTTCATCTGTCAGCAGGGTATAGTTTACACCGTCAATTTCAACTTGAACTTTATTTTCAGACATTTATACTCCTAACCACGTAAAATAATATTATTTTCTTCTAGTTCCTTCAAAATATTTTTTTCTATCTCGGACATATCTTCTTCTTTGAGGGTCCTATCATCAGATCTGAAGCTTACATTGTATGAGATTGATTTCTTGTCATCTGCTATCTGATCACCTGTATATACATCAAATAGTTCGATTTCTTTGACCAAATCTTCTCCCTTACTTCTAATTATATCTTCAATAAATTTGGATTCTACATCCCTGTCAGTAACAAAGGAATAGTCACGTGTGATTGCTGGATATTTTGGAAGAGCCTTATATTTTCTTTCTACTTGCCTTTGGTCAAGGATTTGAGAAAGGTTTATTTCTAATATTTGACAGCCCTTTTTGATATTATATTCATCTCTGATTTCATAGGAAATTTCACCAATCATGCCGATTTTCTCATCTTTTAGGTAGATATCTGCAGATCTTCCCTGATGAAGTACTGGATTTGTTTCATTTGCCACAAAGCTAAATCCTCTTAGGCCAACATTTGCCATAGATTTGATAAAGAAATCTTTCATATCATAAAAATCATATGAACCATACAAGGCCATTGTTAGTGTGTCGTTTTCTTTTGGTAGGTCTTTGTCGCATTTGACAAATGCCTTTCCAAGTTCAAACAGCCTTAGGTCTTTTTGGCCGCGATTGATATTTTTGTAGATTACATCTAGGATATTTGGTATTTGGGTAGTTCTCATAACTGAGAAATCTTCACCAAGTGGGTTGATAAGATTGATTGTATCACGAAGTTTGGAATCTTTGTCTAGGCCCATCCTGTCAAATTCTTTTGGTGATATGAAAGAATAAGTTGTAATTTCAGAAAACTTTTGGCCAACTAATGCATTTTTTAGGTCATCGCGCAATAATCTCGCATCTGATCTTATACCTCTTTGTAGGGTTGATTTTAGTGGTTTTGATTCAATCTTGCCCATACCGTAAAGTCTAACAACTTCCTCTATAAGGTCTGCTTCTATATCTATGTCAGTTCTAAAGAAAGGAACTTTTGCCTTAATTGTATCATCATCAATTTTTTCAATTTCAAATTCTAAAAGCTCTAGA
This genomic window contains:
- a CDS encoding endonuclease MutS2 yields the protein MQEKTLEVLEYGKILEALSKEARSMLIKNKILNLTPMTDIDDIKEELEQTSQMFAVIKRFGNIDLFGLYDFTDMISYVRKKGILEAYELLQVNDLLRASEYLKEYGKNISEPYIKDLFDRINTEDFLRKEIERSIISEDEIADNASGALRNIRRQKARKEQEIKAKLNSYVTNSKFDDILQDKVVSVRDGRYVVPVRTNKKSAIGGIIHDKSSSGNTIFVEPAAIVELNNQFRDLELKEEEEIRRILDRLSRLTEAFDVEILENQKIMGRIDFLAAKAKYAINKEHSLPKISDEKIMSLKQARHPLLKGKVVPIDVSIGGEYLTLIITGPNTGGKTVSLKTVGLISLMAQSGLYIPADEGSIVNVFDDIYVDIGDTQSIEMSLSTFSASLTNVVDILSKASDKSLVLLDEVGSGTDPTEGAALAISILDNLRKRKVMTFATTHYSELKYYAVDTQGVMNASVEFDVNTLSPTYRLEIGTPGKSNAFEISKRLGLDQAILDNAQSLIGEDTRNVNKILEQIEEDRKVLEDKNSEIDSYKKEIESIKRELEVKSKEVEKERQKIIREAEDKANKILEKANSESQEMLKEAKKSKNANTSDIDRSLNNIRNRYKKNKIDRQKDGLRVKKSKDIPDDLKIGDKVIIAGLGEEAEVISAPDSKGDIKVQMGILKMDSNIKNVTKIASVDETRKNINKVYNAKKVASFSPTLDLRGQRLDEAILKVDKYLDDAMLTGLDEVKIIHGMGTGALRKGITEYLESNRMIGSFRTGNDKEGGFGVTIVSLS
- the argS gene encoding arginine--tRNA ligase — translated: MKDQKVIIAKKLEELDLGLSYDEIYDLIEIPPQDDMGDYSFPCFSLAKIKRQNPAQIASELKDEIGDLETFEKVEVLNAYINFYSDKAFIQNQVLNEVLKEKENYGKKQIGTGKNVTIDFSAPNIAKPFHIGHIRSTVIGDAIRNIYKALGYNTIGINYIGDYGTQFGVMIAAYKLWGDKKAIDADPINELLKLYVRYNTEAEDDPKMMDAARQEFRNLEEGQEEAVELWQWFKDLSLKEFDRVYKMLDIEFDNYHGESYNAASEPRVISELKEKNLLVDSEGAQIIDLTDEDLPPAIILKSNGSSAYITRDIATAENRDIEYGFYKNLYVVASQQNLHFQQLRKILKKMDHEFWEDCIHIPFGLVSMKDKTLSTRRGHVIFLEDVLNKAIEKTKEIMNDRDADIENIEETAQIVGIGAVKFQELYNNRIKDYVFNWYNLLNFNGETGPYVQYTYARSKSVLAKAGKEEFAELDFKNLNTPEEMALIKSIAGFEDSLIKAHDKYEPSIVSRQIMEIAKNFNKFYNAHQIMAEDEGVKNERLALTYAASIVIKEGLALLGIKTVEKM
- the zapA gene encoding cell division protein ZapA, with amino-acid sequence MSENKVQVEIDGVNYTLLTDEDEDQIRDIAKYVEKKINEVKSQRLSFDRELVLTSLNIANDLFNVGNKYNNLKEDSREAVENYPTLSEDYKKAIGENEELRAKLDEKLEQNKNLEEENANLFRKVKNNEESTKTIEKLRNEVKKLQEEVISLKAENDNFKEKL
- a CDS encoding peptidase U32 family protein, with product MTKTEILAPVGNYDMLYAGLAADADSFYLSLNEFGARAYAENFTIDNIKEVIDLVHLFGKRVFITMNTLIKDSEMAKAISYVEKLYEYGTDALIIQDIGFFSIIKDKVPGMELHASTQMAVREYYGAKYLASLGFDRIVIARETPIEEIRKIAKLPCELEVFVHGSLCVSYSGECLMSSYFGGRSANRGRCAGPCRQKYQLISNGKVLADDYFLNMKDLNAIDNIDQLLEIGVDCIKIEGRMKTAEYVYTAVSNYKSKIYENNYNKNDLLDSSNRGYTDGFIFGQNRDYILLKDDNKHRSVGKISNEKGKKYFISNSNLKLGDNLEITTDKGKRLPFTTTKAYSAGDKIFLDKYKDAQIDSHVLMLNSISLSKDLEEGLGSYKNLDVKLYFDAKIGHYPRLTIVHGKDTVTYTHNVKSEKASKISLKEEDVKENLGKFNDEIFTPSLIKVDIEDGIFLRKKDINQCRRQAINLLFQEILKDYHRKAIKIDLPEHKKKENIKAEKNIELLTNHISRELLDDFDNVYLRSFDKKYAGLNLYLNLDSHDEYDIEDLIGYIKENKIRGVIINNYRDLYYIDDFKANDIRIRIGRYLNVFNSYAYDFYADLAESITSSVESDFDTINRQNLQVEALAYGRIELMNMRHCPFSVIKKCGLEGCRTCSFNNASMKSFDGNLMKVIRYGSYSKIYPQEAILADRNKFSDQLSLLYSVMEDDDIKSINTKKISQRYEKGVI